Proteins encoded together in one Lathyrus oleraceus cultivar Zhongwan6 chromosome 5, CAAS_Psat_ZW6_1.0, whole genome shotgun sequence window:
- the LOC127079329 gene encoding U-box domain-containing protein 25 isoform X2 — protein MNEAQTEITIPHLFRCPISLDLLEDPVTLTTGQTYDRSSIEKWISADSQLSENYYMEFMELALSCIVKLLPIVNLEPLNIIKDESKLKKFIFLFEKGTSSMKTSLCLVIDYSTTATQTEQVCEILGNSQKLVHEIVQVVVNKNCDNLSEAAIKALSALCSLESNKESLVKGGAIDGIITYISRCDTTRDKNLAPLAMTTMMKLLVLESGKEALVNHVNGIETLVKMVFKVCNQECSESAVGILSIVCSDFGSAREVAIGAGVLSQLLFLLQSQCGTKTKTKARMLLKLLRSKWTEESMH, from the exons ATGAACGAAGCTCAAACTGAAATCACAATTCCTCACTTGTTTAGATGCCCCATAAGTCTTGATTTGTTGGAAGATCCAGTGACTTTAACCACTGGGCAAACCTATGATAGATCAAGCATAGAGAAATGGATTTCCGCAG ATTCACAACTCTCAGAGAATTATTACATGGAATTCATGGAGTTAGCACTTTCTTGCATTGTTAAATTGTTGCCTATTGTAAATTTGGAGCCTCTAAATATCATCAAAGATGAATCAAAGTTGAAAAAGTTcatatttttatttgaaaaagGAACTAGTTCAATGAAGACTAGTTTGTGTCTTGTTATAGATTACTCAACAACAGCAACACAAACAGAACAAGTTTGTGAAATACTAGGAAACTCACAAAAACTAGTCCATGAAATTGTTCAAGTTGTTGTTAACAAAAATTGTGATAATCTTTCTGAGGCTGCAATTAAGGCCTTATCAGCATTATGTTCATTGGAATCAAACAAAGAGAGTCTAGTGAAAGGAGGAGCAATAGATGGAATCATAACATATATTTCAAGATGTGATACAACAAGAGACAAGAATTTGGCTCCACTTGCAATGACAACAATGATGAAACTTTTGGTGTTGGAGAGTGGTAAAGAGGCATTGGTGAATCATGTGAATGGTATTGAAACATTGGTGAAGATGGTTTTTAAGGTATGTAATCAAGAGTGTAGTGAGAGTGCTGTTGGGATACTTTCAATTGTTTGTAGTGATTTTGGGAGTGCTAGAGAGGTAGCTATTGGAGCTGGTGTTTTGAGTCAGTTGTTGTTTCTTCTGCAGAGTCAGTGTGGTACTAAAACTAAAACTAAGGCAAGAATGTTGCTTAAGTTGTTGAGATCAAAGTGGACTGAGGAATCAATGCATTAG
- the LOC127079329 gene encoding U-box domain-containing protein 25 isoform X1 — protein MNEAQTEITIPHLFRCPISLDLLEDPVTLTTGQTYDRSSIEKWISAGNFTCPVTMQKLHDLSFVPNHTLRHLINQWLQLGSQFHHPCNNNISATIDYLATIKHTLESHDSSIETKLKALEKISVLSDEYCSFRKSCFQQLSFLALLLELVFGLSDSQLSENYYMEFMELALSCIVKLLPIVNLEPLNIIKDESKLKKFIFLFEKGTSSMKTSLCLVIDYSTTATQTEQVCEILGNSQKLVHEIVQVVVNKNCDNLSEAAIKALSALCSLESNKESLVKGGAIDGIITYISRCDTTRDKNLAPLAMTTMMKLLVLESGKEALVNHVNGIETLVKMVFKVCNQECSESAVGILSIVCSDFGSAREVAIGAGVLSQLLFLLQSQCGTKTKTKARMLLKLLRSKWTEESMH, from the coding sequence ATGAACGAAGCTCAAACTGAAATCACAATTCCTCACTTGTTTAGATGCCCCATAAGTCTTGATTTGTTGGAAGATCCAGTGACTTTAACCACTGGGCAAACCTATGATAGATCAAGCATAGAGAAATGGATTTCCGCAGGTAATTTCACATGTCCTGTAACAATGCAGAAGCTTCATGATTTATCTTTTGTTCCTAATCACACTCTTCGCCATTTGATTAATCAATGGCTTCAGCTTGGTTCACAATTTCATCACCCTTGTAATAATAACATCTCTGCAACCATAGATTATTTAGCTACAATAAAACACACCCTTGAATCTCATGATTCATCTATAGAAACCAAGTTGAAAGCACTTGAGAAAATCAGTGTTCTTTCTGATGAGTACTGTTCTTTCAGAAAATCTTGCTTCCAACAACTTAGTTTCTTAGCTTTACTTTTGGAACTTGTTTTTGGTTTATCAGATTCACAACTCTCAGAGAATTATTACATGGAATTCATGGAGTTAGCACTTTCTTGCATTGTTAAATTGTTGCCTATTGTAAATTTGGAGCCTCTAAATATCATCAAAGATGAATCAAAGTTGAAAAAGTTcatatttttatttgaaaaagGAACTAGTTCAATGAAGACTAGTTTGTGTCTTGTTATAGATTACTCAACAACAGCAACACAAACAGAACAAGTTTGTGAAATACTAGGAAACTCACAAAAACTAGTCCATGAAATTGTTCAAGTTGTTGTTAACAAAAATTGTGATAATCTTTCTGAGGCTGCAATTAAGGCCTTATCAGCATTATGTTCATTGGAATCAAACAAAGAGAGTCTAGTGAAAGGAGGAGCAATAGATGGAATCATAACATATATTTCAAGATGTGATACAACAAGAGACAAGAATTTGGCTCCACTTGCAATGACAACAATGATGAAACTTTTGGTGTTGGAGAGTGGTAAAGAGGCATTGGTGAATCATGTGAATGGTATTGAAACATTGGTGAAGATGGTTTTTAAGGTATGTAATCAAGAGTGTAGTGAGAGTGCTGTTGGGATACTTTCAATTGTTTGTAGTGATTTTGGGAGTGCTAGAGAGGTAGCTATTGGAGCTGGTGTTTTGAGTCAGTTGTTGTTTCTTCTGCAGAGTCAGTGTGGTACTAAAACTAAAACTAAGGCAAGAATGTTGCTTAAGTTGTTGAGATCAAAGTGGACTGAGGAATCAATGCATTAG